The nucleotide window TTAATAAACTATAAGAGGAATGAATTGGACATTTCCTCGCTTTTGAGCCTTTGTCTATGGTTTTGACCCCggggggtgagagggagggaggaaagaagggaaggatagTGAGGAGGCATTGGTAgtgggggagaaaaggaaaggagtggAGGAAGACTTAAGAGTTGGAAAATCCACCTTTTATTGTGCCCTTAATTGCTTTATGCTGAGTCCCAAATATTTACTTATAGGTTAGAGTAGTTGTAGTGCTCTGAAGTGTATATAAAGGACCCGAAATCCAGTAGAACCAAGTTTCAGATCCAGGTCACATTATCCCTTATCTGCCACAGTGAGGCTGTGGAAGTGGGATCCTTGAATATCAATTTGATTATTCCAATACACAAAATTCTTGGTTCTGGGACAGCCTAGATGTAGTACTTTCATGGAATTCATGAGATCCTCTTTACTTTGCAAAGACAGAGCAAGGTGGAGCAGGAGTAAGGAAATGTGCATTTTAGTTTAATTTCCTAAAGTAATGAGAAACCCTGGGTTCAAGGGCTTGCcccaattctcttttaaaaaatgcaagtcaatttttaaaatgaagcatAGTCACTTATGGCTAAGGGAGATGCTCCACAGATGCTTGGCAACTACACAGGGCTCCCTGACATAGCCTTCGTATCCTGTTCTCATTTTAGGCAGCAAAGATTTACCTCTTTGTCTGCTGGAATAAGGCTATTCTGTTCTCCCCTCACCCTAACctcaaacacacacagacacacatttCATTCTTGAGCAACCAGGATAGAGGATGGGCTCTGCAGGTTGATCAAGGTGTGAATATTCTTGTTGATTTGCAAACTgtccagttttgtttttgtttttgttctgttttgttttttaatccaagaAGGGTGTCTTGCTGGTGTCTGAATAGAGGAAATACCTTTTCAAACCTTGGGGAAAATCCTAATTTAAAGAGGGAGGAGTGATTATTCAAGGCTAATATTAACTGTGAGCTGTGTGTAAGACAACCTTCTTAATCAAAGTTTGTGGAGGTCGGtgtggaaaaagaaaacagatattTACTATCATGATCATGTCGGGGAGAAGGTTGATTTTCTGTCTATTATTTTTGCTTATGTTCTGACAGTCTTGGATTGTATCTCTTCCACAATGATGCTCTTACATCAGCAGCTGACAATAAGACATATTTCCTCTATCTGAAGATGAATTTTTCCTTACTTAAAGGATGGCAGGAGTTGAATGCAATCATTCAGCTATTTTTCTACTTCGAGttgattattgattttttcaCTACTAGCTATTGAAAGTTTGTAGAGAACAAGGTACTGATAAACCTTTTAGCCATTAAGATGTATAATTTTTTAGAAATATCATGAAGAGAGATAAACATAACTgggaaaaataagaatataaaactGGAAGCAAAGTATTTCCTAATAGATAGTGTTATTAAAATCACATAGTATTTGTAATACATACAAAATGTGctccccttttttatttccctctagTTCTTTTTCATTTGGACAGCAGttgtgcaatttaaaaaaaacacacactcaAATTTGCTGTATTGTTACCCCCTGCTCCCACCCTCCTCCCCAGATCTATACTTCAATATTTGAAGAAGCTGTTGAGATAAATCAAATAGTGACACATTGACGGGTTTACTTGTGTAAGCAATATGGTTAACATATGGCATTGTTATTTATGAATGACAGCATAACTTGTATTACAAAGTCTATTGCTATAATGCTGCAGTTTATTGGAAAGCTGCTCTGCTGTCACTAGTATTCAACCTCCCTGTTTGTATTTCACCTAGGACCCCAAAGGAAAATATCGGAATAATGAAACATTCTCATGTAAGCTAATGCCTCCggctttgtttttattgtttgctaGAGTAAAAATACTCCCCTAAGGAAATCGGGGACGCAGTGAGACAATAAAGTCCTCCTTCCTTATGTAAGAGCACAATCCCAATTCCACAGTCCCAACAGACAGTGACTAGTGGTCTGCTTGTAattctcccattctttccttctccagacaaATGAAGTGATCGCCACATCCCTAAATCGCTGGCGAGCACATTTTTatatagcaacattttttttttaaagcagcacAGCTACAGAATAGTAAATGTTAACCTTAGGAAGGAGAAAAGGTAAAGGTCTTTTAGCAAATTTCTCAAACATTGTGGCGGACATCCGCCCACCCTTCCCtcgttctttattttttttttaaagggcatttAAAAGTTACTACTTTGGCTgagattttcattatttcccttttcttttacatTACACTTCTGTTAAACTGACAAAGAACTTTTGTTCCGAAGTGTGTTTTACAGAGGGAGGCTACACCACCACACATGTGGTCTTTCACGGGTCATAGGTCGAACGGCCCAGAAGTGGCTAAGATCGGCAGAATCAAAGGTAACCTGCAACTTAATATCCTGTTGATGATCTTGTTGAATTTATGAGTGTCTGTGATACAGACAACGCTGCAAGTGATTCTGTTAAATCGGTCTGTTCTTTTCAGGTTAAATAGACAGTATCATCTCTCCACCATTCCCAAGTCTTTACCTCTCCccgccccccaccccagccccttTCTTTaaggggataagaaaaaaaaagttcgaAGGGTATAACGTCAGACGCATCTTATCTCCAATTTAAACAGGtcaagttttctttctgttttcccttcctttcagaTATAAATCTACATATATCTATTCTACACAGAAAGTCAATCTAAAATTTTCGCCCAGAAATACACGAGAAACAGAACTTCCATTTAAAGTACATTTGGGGGGGGgacattttctatttcttgagcATCGGTTATCAATGTTCTCCTACCAAACCCCTTCTCCACAACAGATCTCCCCCAGAAATGAAATaactcaaaaaaaggaaaacaaaaagaacaattcAGCCTACTGCAAACTCTTCAGCTTTCGCCAACCCCACCATCCATCCCCATGCTGAAGGAGCCAGTAACAAGCTCAGTGCGATTTCAAAAGaacaattttggaaaacttacaaAGAGGGAAATGTTTGCCCAGTTGAGGCAGTTGTTTGTTGTGCTGGAAACGGGTACTTCCAGAAACCTGTTGAAAAACTTATTTCAGTACAACAGTTTACAGCGCAGTTTGGCCGCTTTCTTCAGAAAACAAGCTAAAGTCTATATTTGTAGCAATAGCTCTCAAAGCATTTGCAGTTTTTCTCTCTCAACTCTATTTctgtcgctctctctctctctctctctctctctctctctctctctctctctctctctctctctctctctccctctctctccctctctctccctctctctccctccctctctctccttcccttcctttttcaccCAGTGACAGGAGTGAAAGAGGTTTTGCTGTTTGTAGAGAAATAAAGCACTTCTTAGAGGGGACGGCAACGTGACTTTGAACTTGGATCAGCTCGTCTGTTTCCTGCAGGGAGAGTAGAACTGGAGCCCTGAAAGAATAGCAAAGAGAGTCCAGCCTGCGGGGTCTCCGACTGGAATTAAGGAATTCCCTACAAACTACCCCAAAGCAGTCTCCTGAAGCCATAGAGCCCGAATTCAGCAGGGTGATCTTAGTATGAGAATggtaatgagaaaaagaaaaatcaaagaaaaattaaagaataggAAAAAGGTCGAGGGAAACAtagaagtaaagagagaaaaggaagatatatggaaggcaggagagaaagagagagagagagagagagagagagagagagagagagagagagagagagagagagagagagagagagagagagagagagataaggagaagagaaaaggtcaTAATGGATTTGACTATCCAGTGTATAAATAATCGAAGAGAAACAATTCTTACaatcaaaatagaagaaaatattttctttcaggaATTGTTTGATACCAAAACATTTTCAGTTATTCTCCCTTTATTCTAAAGCCAACATAAACGAGTAAATAATCTTGTGTAATGGTTATGTATCTCAATATTTTGGACGAAGATGAAGTAATAGGGGCAGaatctgctctctctctctctctctctctctctctctctctctctctctctctctctctctctctctctctctcctcttcttcctttttttttttccttttaggagTACGGGACTAGCCGTGGTTTTCCCACTTGCTTAAAATGCTTGGTCGGATAAAAGACAGTGGAAACGTCCCTGAATTCAGGGAGAAGAGCTCAGACTTCCAAGAATCCCGCGGAAACAACTCGGCTTTTGGAGGAGGTGTCATTGCCCTAAAGAACAACTACAGTGAGTGGCAGTTGGGTTGGGGGTTTAAAAGCTGGGACAAGCCAGAAGAGTCGAGCTGGGGTACGCCTAGAAGGTGTCCGGGGAGGACAGCTGGCTTTCTGGGATCTTCTTGAAACctagagaaacaaacaaaaacggCTTTTGAAGGATAGAGTAAGATGCACCGAAATCCCCAGCTCTAGTTGGTTTTGAGGAAGActtgtttgattttcttttaccTTAAATCAAACTCACAAAAACCTGTAAACAAAATGCCTGGTTTCCGGAAATCAGGCGAAGAAAGCCAGTGACTGTCACGGTGTCTTTAATTCACACCTCAGCAGACCCCCGGATTCGTCTTCCTTCTTTATCTGTttaattctatcattttattGTTGAACAGGAAATTACCAAAACCTCTCAGACGTTTCAAGTGATCCCAAGAGCTGCCAGGTCCTTCTTCTGCTCTGCGAATTTGGGGACTTATGCCATGGACTAAGAAGATAGCTAAGAGAAAAGGCACTCTGGTTTTTCTGCAGTGAAAATGTTTGATTCCACgcagataataatagtaacttatttaaaatttgaaaataaaaaaataaagccttgTATATGTCTTAGTCTCTTTGGTGGGGGCATGATGCTGACTCATATCCAAATTCTGGGGAGAGCGCTAGCTTTAAAACACACGCAACGGTAAAAACCAACACCCCAAACCCTTCTGATTTGGGCATCGTCCCCAAATAGTTATAATACTGTATttaaacaaattcaaaataaGTCCCAAGTAGAGGTCAGAGCCCTGTAAACGTTTACTGTAAGAAGGCTTCggctgaagaaaatagcaaaagggGAGGCTAACTTGTTTGTTGTTTGGGGTCACGGTAAAGGTAGAGGTGGTatttgtgtgtgtggtggggaaaataaaaatttctctttctttctcttcttccttcgttccttctcTTCCTACTATACCAGAATCAATTAAAAACACACACGCGTCAAATTGAAGGAGGAGAGGGGacacaaaaaaatctgaaaaggaaTCACTTCTTGAATTCCATTTCCccattctccctcttctcctttcttcaaaCCCAACCCAGGAGGCTCATAGCACAGACTTCCAGGCTCTAATGCGTTTATTAGAATTCTCCCTCTGTTCACTCGCAATTTCTCAGAATCCTTTTTGCCACAATCGTTTTTAGttttgttaaaaacaaacataatGACACTAGGGACCAACGTTCCCTttttgtgtgtctgtctctgtggcATCTGTAGCGGTGGTGACCATAGCTGCTGCTGCAGTTGCCAGAAGCCAATGACCTTTTCCAAAAAGTCCAGCATACGAGGGTCTCCTTCCCCTACCTTCCCCGTTCCCAACCCATTCTAAAACTGTTCTGACAAACCTGTAACCCTCAGACCCACTCGCCCTGAACCAAGTGCAGTGTCTCCCTTGTCTTTTGCCTCCGACACCCACCGCCGCCGCCACCCCAgctctctccagagcctcttcCAGTGGCAGCGGTGGGCTCTAGCGCTGGGGGCGCAAGGTTCTTGAATATAGCGGCGGTAGCCCCAGCGCTACAGCTGCTTCTGCTGCTTCAGCCTCTTGGACCCAGCTAGGCGAAGGggttggtgggggtggggaggggacagggtggagagaaagagggatggaGGCTAGGAGAGAAGCTATAGGGAGGCGGGAAGGACTTGGGGCCCAGATAGCGGCGATTAGCCGACAGGGAGGTAGTGCTGgctgaggggagggggagggggaggggctggggtaGGGGAAAGTGTGGATTGACTGGGCCTCTGTGACCAATGAGCTGGCGCGGCTAGAGTGACCGTGCGGTTGTTAAAGGGGGCGGTGGAAGAGATGCTGCCAGTCcagacagagaggggagggagggagactagagaaggggaggaggagaagaaagggggtgggggaggggaaagaaaaaggagaaagcaaaaaataaaaaataaaaactggagGCCATAGCAACACCCCCGCTATAAAGctgggggaggagaaaaagggagaggtggTGGTGGCAGCTGTAAATAAACCCCAACGccaggagaaaggggaaaagagatttCAGCTTTGGATTCCCCACACTTGCTAGCTCCAGAGAGAATACTCCATCCTCATgggttgctgctgttgctgctgctaccGCTGCCAccgctgttgctgctgctgatcCTCGGCTCCCTGCCTGGGCACAGAGGCAGACAgaaaaacggggggggggggggcggggagagagagaaagagaaagagagagagagagagagagagagagagagagagagagagagagagagagagagcactttttaaaattgttgttattgtttttaatcctcctccctctccctttccctcctccctctttcccctcccccttccctcctctctcctcccactgCCATCTCCATCACCGTCACcacaacctcctcctcctcctcctccaacacAACTTAAAGAAAGACAGGAGCGTCTGATTCCTTCATCTGTGGGAATTCGTTGCTGCTGCAAGTTTACTACGTGAGATACAGCCAATGCCAAGCacgaaagaagaagaagagggataaaaaaaacaaaccccaaatcctGAATCATAACAATATCCATAGCCGAGAAGAGAGGAgcggggaaagggaaaagaaaatcccaaagccGGCAGCTAGAGGAgcaggaaggggaaaggattGCCCCGTCCTCCTCCAgggccaccccacccccacccccagttcccCACCAAGATCAGGTGGAGAAGAGGAACTAGTAAAGGGGCCAGTGCGGCGGGTTGCGCATCTTCTCCCAGTCAGCTTCTCTGCTTCTGTTGTGCAGTTTGGATTttcttaatttgatttaattttaatgtttaatttgGGGGGGGAGTGGTGATTTCTGTGATAGTGACACAGATCTTAGTGGcggtgtgtgtgtgcgcgcgcgtgtgcGTGTGCTAGGGGGTGTGGGGGGGCTGTGTGTGCAGGAAAAGGCACAGCGCTCGCCCCCCTGCAACCCCCCTCTcatctcctctcccccctccctccctccctccctttccctcccctgcccgCCCGCCCCCGCCACAGCTCCTTTAATACACTTTGGTTCTCCGCCTGGCTTTGgactcttcttctcttcctcctcctcctcctcttcctcctcctcctctctccggCTTTGCTCCACAAACCAAGCAGCTCGAAACAGCAGCTCCGGGCTGCGGGAGCAGCGGTTGCAACGGCGCGGCGGCGGAGGTTAGTGTAGCGGAGCTCGAAGGAACCCGAGACTGCGGAGGCTGAAGCTGAAGCTGCCGCTGCCGCGGCTGCGGCTGCTGCAGCTTGTGAAGCCGCTACAGCCGAGAGCAGCCGGGAGCCGAGAGAAGAGGAGGAGCCGCCCGGGAGTTGCGCGAGCAGCCGGGGCAGACATCAGCGCCTCCTCCGGGGGGAGCAGCCCGAAGCCGAGCAGGAGCGGCAGCAGGATCGGAGCGGGCTGACCATGCTGCTGGACGCGGGGCCGCAGTTCCCGGCCATCGGAGTGGGGAGCTTCGCTCGGCATCACCACCATTCGGCGGCCGCAGCTGCGGCGGCTGCGGAGATGCAGGACCGCGAGCTGAGCCTGGCGGCGGCGCAGAACGGCTTCGTGGACTCGGCCGCCGCGCACATGGGCGCCTTCAAGCTCAACCCTGGGGCCCACGATCTGTCCCCTGGCCAGAGCTCGGCTTTTACCTCGCAAGGGCCGGGGGGCTACCCAGGttcggccgccgccgccgccgccgccgcagccCTGGGGCCCCACGCCGCCCATGTAGGCTCTTATTCAGGAGCACCCTTTAACTCCACCCGGGACTTTCTGTTCCGCAGCCGGGGTTTTGGAGATTCAGCTCCGGCCGGTGGGCAGCATGGGCTATTCGGGCCAGGGGCGGGAAGCCTGCATCACCCTCACACGGATGCCCAAAGCCACCTTCTGTTCCCAGGAATCCACGAGCAGCACGGCCCCCACGGCTCTCAGAATGTGCTGAACGGGCAGATGCGGCTGGGGCTGCCGGGAGAGGTGTTCGGTCGTTCAGACCAGTACCGCCAAGTGTCCAGCCCCCGGACTGACCCCTATTCGGCCGCCCAGCTCCACAACCAATACGGCCCAATGAATATGAACATGGGCATGAACATGGCAGCGGCCGCCgcccaccaccaccatcaccaccaccacccaggTGCCTTTTTCCGATACATGAGGCAGCAGTGCATCAAACAGGAGCTCATCTGCAAGTGGATTGACCCCGAACAACTGAGCAATCCCAAGAAGAGTTGCAACAAAACTTTCAGCACCATGCACGAGCTAGTCACCCACGTCTCCGTGGAACATGTCGGGGGCCCTGAACAGAGTAACCACATCTGTTTCTGGGAGGAGTGTCCTCGAGAGGGCAAGCCCTTCAAGGCCAAATACAAACTGGTCAACCACATCCGTGTGCACACCGGAGAGAAGCCGTTTCCTTGCCCCTTTCCCGGCTGCGGGAAAGTTTTCGCTCGCTCGGAAAATCTGAAGATACACAAAAGGACCCACACAGGTAATTGCTGAGTTCGCTGTCTCTAGGGTACTAGGAAAGGGGCCGAAATGTGGGGCTTCTCTTCAGgctaaaggggaaaagaaaaaaagtatctgATTTCATTTGAGAGGGGCCTTGATCCTCGGAAGTTctagactctgtgtgtgtgtgtgtgtgtgtgtgtgtgtttggaaagagaagagagggttgCTTTGCTGTCTAAATGTTATCTGAAATATCCCgttaagaaaatgaattttcagATTTCAAAAATATTCAACCTTTTCACAGTGAGAACAGTTAATTTTTCCAAGACCCTCTAAAAAGATTGGTGTGAATgaatggcacacacacacacacacacacacacacacaaagacccAAACGCCTATTAATTTGGTGAACAGTATAGAACTTGGAAATTATTTTGCCAGTTTGTGTTTTCTATCTCATATGTGTATGTTTCCATGTGCCTTGTTTAAGGGTCGAAAAGTTCCTTTCCGAGA belongs to Monodelphis domestica isolate mMonDom1 chromosome 8, mMonDom1.pri, whole genome shotgun sequence and includes:
- the ZIC2 gene encoding zinc finger protein ZIC 2, producing the protein MLLDAGPQFPAIGVGSFARHHHHSAAAAAAAAEMQDRELSLAAAQNGFVDSAAAHMGAFKLNPGAHDLSPGQSSAFTSQGPGGYPGSAAAAAAAAALGPHAAHVGSYSGAPFNSTRDFLFRSRGFGDSAPAGGQHGLFGPGAGSLHHPHTDAQSHLLFPGIHEQHGPHGSQNVLNGQMRLGLPGEVFGRSDQYRQVSSPRTDPYSAAQLHNQYGPMNMNMGMNMAAAAAHHHHHHHHPGAFFRYMRQQCIKQELICKWIDPEQLSNPKKSCNKTFSTMHELVTHVSVEHVGGPEQSNHICFWEECPREGKPFKAKYKLVNHIRVHTGEKPFPCPFPGCGKVFARSENLKIHKRTHTGEKPFQCEFEGCDRRFANSSDRKKHMHVHTSDKPYLCKMCDKSYTHPSSLRKHMKVHESSPQGSESSPAASSGYESSTPPGLVSPSAEPQSSTNLSPAAAAAAAAAAAAAAAAAAVSAVHRSSGAGGGGGGGGSGGGGSGGAGGAGGGGGGSSTGGGGGTGGGHSGLSSNFNEWYV